From Candidatus Bathyarchaeota archaeon:
GAGGACGAGGCTTGAGATCTTCAAGATACATACTAGGGGTATGCCGTTGGCAGACGACGTAGACCTTAAGAGACTTGCCGCTATGACGGAGAGCTATAGCGGAGCTGATATAGCATCGCTGTGTCGAGAAGCCGCTATGAACGCTCTGAGGAGAAATCCTGAGACCGGGGACCCTGTCCGTATGGAAGACTTCAAGAAGGCCATGGCTAAGATTAAACCGTCGATAACGCCTGATATGGATAAGTGGTATAAGTCTATCTTCCAACAGCAACAGCTTAGACTGGCCAGACCAGCTACTCCGGTTACGTGATCGCTATGAGAGGCCCCCTACTGCACACGGTTATAGTGGAGCTACTGGCCAGAAACCCAGGTGGGCTTACGGATAAGGAGATATACGATAAACTCAAGGAGCGGTATGGAGAACTCAGCTTCAACCAGCTTCTTAAAATCTTGATGAAGCTTGAGATCAACGGGATAGTCAGGGTTACATACTACCAGAAAGGTAAACGAAGAGTCGAGCTCATAGGCCTATCCAAACCACGCCTCTAGACTCTTACGTCTGAATTTTTCTCTAAACCCTTTAACAGCCTGGTTTAATGCCTTACGAACCCTGCTTTCTGAGAAATCTCTCTCGCCGCATAGGAATTTCACGACTCCCTGTACATCAGGCTCCTCCCATCTAAGTTCATAGTTCTTCGTGACCTCAGGCTTCAGAAACCTCTCCCTTATAACCTCAGGGTCTACGGGGAAGACCGAGGGGTCTATCACACGCTTCTCTATAAGCGCCCTAAGGCTTCCATAGTCCTTTATGAGTTTCAAACCCTTTTTGGGTCCTATACCCTTCACACCGTCAGGGTCATAGTCCGTGCCGACTAAGATGGCTATGTCTATGAGCTGATCTCTAGTTATCGAGTTCGCTTTGAGGACCTTCTCCAGTTCGACGAGTTCAGGGTGGACTTCGACGTAAAGCCGTTTACCTGGAAGCTTCCTCCTACCCGACAGGGTGAGGTTTCTGACGAGTCTAGGGGCTCCGAACAATAAGCAGTCGTGGTCCTGAGACGCTACCGCCCACACATCTCCTTGAGCAGCCATGAACGAAGCCTGTGCTTCGCCTTCAGAGGGGGCTTGAACCCAAGGTATTCCTAAAAGCGTTAGAAGCCTCTTAGCATCATCGACCATCTCGTTCTTGACGACAGCGGTGGCTTGGGCGTATTTCCGAGCCGCTTCCAAGTCTCCTCTTTTCAGAGCCTCCTCGTATTTTACAGCAGCCACCTCTTTAACCTTCATCCTACGTTTGATCTCCATCTCCTTCTCGGCAGGGGGTGTCCCATCGAAAACATAAACAAGCTTGATACCGTAAGCTATCAGGTTGCAGTTCCTATACAAGAGCCCGCTTAGGTGGCTTGTAACCCTACCCTCTCGATCCCTTAGAGGCTCACCGCTTGGACCCCTTATTATGGCGAGAAACTGGTACAGCGTATTATAAGCGTCTACAGCCACGACCTTACCTGAAAGCTGTTCAAACCTTATAGGAGTTTTAACTATCAAACCTCCGAGGTCTACGCCCAAGCCTATCCCTAGGATGATTTATCCATCAGAGGGCTTAAACTTTCCCCTCTCACCAGGTAAGTATTTTTCTGCAAGCTTCTCCCAGTCGACGAACTCGACTAGGGCTAGGAATAGGAGGACGAGAGCTACCGCCAGTACTGAAGAGAACCAGTCTGGCGTATACTCACCGACAAGTTTGCCAAATAACCCTATAATATACAGCATCGCTATCTTACCGGCTATACCCGAGGCTAGAGCGTAGATCAGCCGGTAGTTTACGGTTCCGAGTATGATGAACAAGGCATCGTCCGGCAAGGGTGTTAAGGCGAACAGGAACACTATGATAGGTATCAGAAGCCTATGCTTAGACATGATCATCGATATGACCTTAAGCCTGCTTCGATACCGAGACGAGCCGATGCTTTCACCGAGGTATTTGCCTAAGAACCAACCTACGACCTCTCCTAGACCCGAGCCGAAGCCACCCCATAAGGCGACCTCGAGCAGGTTTATCTCAGGAACCGAGGCTGCAAGGGTTAGGATAACCGCCGTATACGGCACCGGGATTATAACGGTTAAGGCGCCTATAAGGCACAAGGCGAATATCGCAAACCCCCTATAGACCGGAGATGCGTATAAGAGAAACTTCTCAACCTCACCGTAATACGATTGTATGGCTATTCCCAAAGCGATTACCATCAGAGCCGCTAAAACCAATTTGACCTTAGAATCCAACCCTACCTAAGAATTTCACCCTCATCATATATATTTAAGGAATCTCGATTATTCGATAAGAGAATTTTTAATAGCCTTAGTTGTGAACTTCATTTAGCCGGGAGGTGCTTAGGAGGCTTTGGAGGTTAAACTAGAGGTCGTTAAAGTCGATGTCCCTGAAGGAGTTAACGTAATACTCGGTCAATCGCACTTTATAAAGACGGTCGAGGACCTACATGAAGTACTCGTAAACTCTGTTCCAGGGATAAAATTCGGTCTCGCGTTCAACGAGGCAAGCGGTCCATGCCTAGTCAGGGCGAGCGGCAACGATGAGGAGCTTAAAAACCTCGCCGTAGAGAACGCGCTTAGGATAGGATGCGGTCATGCTTTCATCATATACATCAGAGACGCGTATCCGATAAACGTGCTGAACGCGATCAAACACGTCCCTGAGGTCTGTAGGATATTCGCCGCCACGGCTAACCCTCTACAGGTGATAGTCGCCGAGACCGAGCAGGGTAGGGGAATATTAGGCGTCATAGACGGGTTCAAGACTAAAGGCGTCGAGACACCAGATGACGTCAGAAAACGGAAAGAATTTCTCAGGAAGATAGGGTATAAGCTTTGACGCTAAGAGTTATCGATTCGACCTGATGCCACGATACGTATAGCGCCCTCTTAACCTCGTCGTCCACCGGTGTCCTGTCGTCTTCGTAAGGTAGATAGTCCACTCCACGTGTAAGAAAGTTTTATCCTAAGTTGAGCGAACATATGGGGGCGATACCTACATCGGGATGAAGGGGAGATGGAGACGTTAAGGCCGGGAACCCCCTCAGACGCAGGTCTTAAAGAGGACTACGTCTCTAAGGCGTTAAACGTCTTAGAGGATGGGCTGAGAGAGGGTGTATACCCGGGTTTCACGGTTCTGGTAGCCAGAAAAGGAGTCGTAGCCATACATAGGGCCGACGGATATGCCCAGCTTATCCCCGAGAGGCGGCCTATGGGTTTAAACACGGTTTTCGACCTCGCCTCGCTTACAAAGCCCGTTTGCACGGCGACCTTAACCCTCAAAATGGTGGAGAAGGGTGTCTTAACCCTGGAGACGCGTGTGTGCGAGGTTCTAGACGGCTGGGATGAAGGCTGGAGGAGTAGGGTTACGATCAGGCATCTGCTGACCCATACGTCCGGCCTACCGGCATGGATCCCGTTATACCGGAAGTGTAGGGGTAAGGCCGAGTATCTCAGAGCCATAAACCGTGTCGAGAAGGCGTACAAGCCTGGGTCGAAGACTGTATACAGCGACCTAGGGTTTATGGTCTTAGGGTTTATCCTCGAAGAGGTATCCTCCTCGACGCTCGGCACCCTATCTAGAAGGGAGATATTCAAGCCTCTGGGGATGACGGAGACGTGCTTCAACCCCGCCGGCGAAGTTAAGGCCAGGGTTGCGGCTACGGAGAAATGTCCGTGGAGGGGGCGGGTGGTCGTCGGCGAGGTTCATGACGAGAACGCGTACGCCCTAGGAGGTGTAGCAGGGCATGCGGGTCTTTTCTCGACGGCTTACGACCTAGCGGTCTTCTGCCAGACGATGCTAAACATGGGTGTCTACGGCTCCGTTAGGTTGCTCGAAGAGGAGATGGTCGAGGAGGCCACTAGAACATGGGTTATAGACGCCGATAAGGGGTTTGGGCTTGGATGGATGAAGCCGCTTGCCTGGCCGCTGCCGGAAAGCTCCTACGGCCATACGGGCTTCACCGGCACCTCCGTATGGATATGCCCGAGGCTCGAGCTTTTCGCGGTGCTCCTAACCAACAGGATCCATCCATCTAGGAGAAACCCGCCATGTAAGAGAATAAGCAGCGTCAGAACGGCCTTCCACAGGCTTTTGGCAAAATCGGCCGAAGGCTAGGGACGGGCTCTACCCATCTGAGAGGATTCAAGCCCCTCAGCGGCTGACGTTCAAAGGGGATTCGTAGTCGTGGGTAAAGGGTTTCAGATCCTCGTCAGTTTAGCCATCCTTCTATACCATCTGGCTTCCTCAGGCTTTCTTACATGGATGTCGAAGAAGCTTGTGAACTCCTCTTTCACCAGAGTCTTCAGAATCTCCCATCTATCCTTCTCTGTGATTATCAAAACGTCTATGTCGCTACTGTACGTATGCCTACCCTCAGCCACCGAGCCGAACAGGTATAGCTCCGCTCTAGGGTCGACCTTTAACACGAGCATCTTCAGCCTCCTCAAGTAGCTAGGTAAGTTATCGAAAATCTCTCTCCTCCTCAAGGCGTCGGCGATAAGGAAATCATACACGGCTCATAACCTCGTCGACCGCTTTCTTAACCTTTAAAACCTCGTCTCTCCTGAACTCCGTTGCTACATACCTTGAAGCGATATATGCCTCTTCGAGAAGTCTTAGCTCGACAGAGTACTCCCTTACAAGCTTTCTCAGCGTATCGTCACCTTTCACAGTGGCTAGAATATCTAGAAGCCTCCTGAGGCTATGGGTTCTCGGGTATGTTACACCCTCCTCAAGAAGCCTAGCCTTGATATGCAGCTGAAGCGCCTGCTCCAGGTCGAACATGGCTAATGCATACATCCCCCTAGACATGTGAAACTCGTACGTCTCCATATACTCTCTAGACCTGCTCCTCAAAGACTCAGCCTCTTCCCTACTCAAAACCTAGACCCCTCCTTAAGCCCTTGATATGAAGAATAAATGTGAAGTAAAACAAGAATTTATCACCGGTATACTGTGAATATTACCACAATTAATCTTCGTTATAATCATCCATTTGATTTATAATGTTTCTACTTCATAAGAGTTGTCTCGGTCTTCTCAAGGGTTTTTAAGCTTAAACCTATTACCACTAATAGCGGGGCTAGGTTTATGCCGGTTAGAAGGGAGGAGGTTCAGGAGCTCGTTTCGAGGTATAGCGGCTTAACGGTCGGTGTACTGGGTAGCCACTCGGCGGAGGAGGTTGCGGTAGCGGCTAAGTCGGCGGGTTTGAAGACGGTCGTGGTGTGTCAGAGGGGCCGTGAGGGGCTTTACGCCCGACATGACAGGTTTCTGTTCGACCACGTTATAGTCCTCGATAGGTTCGCCGACATGGTCGAGGAGCATGTCCAGGATAAGCTCCGCGAGCTCAACACGGTCTTCATCCCCAACAGGTCCTTCACGGTCTACGTCGGCTGGAGGAATATAGAGGAGAAGCTCTACATACCGCTTTACGGAAACCGGTTCATGCTGAAGACGGAGGAGCGTAACCTTCCGAGGAACCAGTATTGGCTTCTCGAGAAGGCGGGGGTTAAGGTCCCGAAGATCTTCAAAAGCCCAGACGAGATCGATAGGCTCGTCATAGTCAAGGTCAGGCAGAAGAGGAAGCCTCTCGAGAGGGCGTTCTTCACCGCCTGTAGCCCAGAGGAGTATTGGGCTAAGGCTGAGAGGCTGATCAAGGAGGACGTGATAGCCGAGGAGGACTTGAAGCAGGCGGTGATCGAGGAGTTCGTCCTGGGGCCGAGGTTTAACGCGAACTACCATGCATGGGCTCTGAGAGATGTCTTCTCCGAGTTCGACTTCCTAGGCTTCGACGACAGGAGGCAGGTCAACCTACACGGCCTGTTAAACCTCCCGGCTAGAGACCAGCTCGAGCTCGACATACCGGTTAAGAACGAGGAGATAGGGCACTACGGGGTGACCATGAGGGAGTCTAAAAAACCCATGGTGTACGAGGCGGCGGAGAGGTTTCTCAAGACCTGTAGAGCCGAGTATCCGCCGGGCTTGATAGGGCCTTTCGCGCTGCAGGGCGCCGTGGCCTACGACCCCGAGGACCCTGAGGGTAGGCGGCTTGCGTTCTACGTGTTCGACGTGAGCCCTAGGGTTCCGGGGAGCCCCTGCCTAGGCCCGACCTCGCCGGAGATGAGGAGGCTTACGCTCAAATACTCCGCTATGCTCAGAGACTTCGGTCTCGCTAGGATAGAGTCCGCCCTCGACTTGACGATGCTCGAGCTCCTGTACGCTCGGAAGCACGGTAGATTGGCGGAGGTAGTCACTTGATAACCAAGGCTGAGGTCGAGGAGCTGCTTTCAAGCTACGACGTGTCGAGCCTCAAGGTCTCGACCATATGCTCCCACTCCGCGCTTCAGATATTCCACGGAGCCAAGCAGCTCGGCTTCAAGACGCTTGGGGTCACGACGCCTGAGCGTAGGTTCGTCTACGAGGCCTTCCCCCTAGCGACCCCGGACAAGTTCATAGAGGTCCCTGAGTTCAAGCATATGCTCGACCGGTGGGTTCAGGAGAGGCTTAGAGCCGAAAACGCTGTGATCATACCTCACGGCTCGTTCGTGGAGTACCTCGGGCCGACCGAGATCCTTGAGAGGCTTTACGTGCCGGTTTTCGGTAACAGGGGGGTTCTAGAGTGGGAGGGGGACAGGGTTAAGCAGAGAACCTGGTTTAAGGAGGCGGGTTTGAAGACGCCTAGGGTTTTCGAAGACCCTTCAGAGGTGGATTGCAGGGTTTTCGTCAAGTTTCCAGGTGCCAAGGGTGGACGGGGGTACTTCACCGCGGGCTCGTCCGAGGAGGTTGAGGCTAGGCTTAAGGAGGCCGTGCGTAAGGGCTTGATAAGAGACGCTCGGGAGGCGTATATACAGGAGTTCATACCAGGCGTGCGATACTACTTCCACTACTTCTACAGCCCCCTAGCCGAGGGCGGGTTCAGGGTCTGCGGCGGCAGGCTAGAGCTTATGAGCATGGATAAGCGTATAGAGCCGATAGACGAGGCCTACCGGGGGCTGCCGGATGTCCCTGAGGAGTTCTTCGACTACACGGTTACAGGGAATCAGCCTCTAGTCCTCAGGGAGAGCCTCCTGAAAGACGCGTTGAAGATGGGTGCCAGGGTCGTCGAGGCGTCTAAGAGGTTGTTTCCACCCGGGATAATAGGCCCATTCTGCCTGGAAACGATCTATCACCCGGATAGAGGCTTCACGGTGTTCGAAGTATCGGCTAGGATAGTGGCCGGTACGAACCTCTACCCCAGCGGCTCGCCTTATACGGTGTACCTCTTCGAGGAGCCTATGTCGACCGGTAAACGCATCGCTGTGGAGCTTAAGATGGCCGTTGAAAAAGATAGGCTCAGGGAGGTCGTTTATTAGCCCGGCTCAGAGCATTAAGGTTTAACTCGCACCTTTATATAGTGTTAAACCGCTGATGAGGTTTGCCTGAGAAAACCGCTAAACCCGAGCCCGACCTGAAGAAGATCGAGTACCAGCTTAGGGGTA
This genomic window contains:
- a CDS encoding flap endonuclease-1; this encodes MGVDLGGLIVKTPIRFEQLSGKVVAVDAYNTLYQFLAIIRGPSGEPLRDREGRVTSHLSGLLYRNCNLIAYGIKLVYVFDGTPPAEKEMEIKRRMKVKEVAAVKYEEALKRGDLEAARKYAQATAVVKNEMVDDAKRLLTLLGIPWVQAPSEGEAQASFMAAQGDVWAVASQDHDCLLFGAPRLVRNLTLSGRRKLPGKRLYVEVHPELVELEKVLKANSITRDQLIDIAILVGTDYDPDGVKGIGPKKGLKLIKDYGSLRALIEKRVIDPSVFPVDPEVIRERFLKPEVTKNYELRWEEPDVQGVVKFLCGERDFSESRVRKALNQAVKGFREKFRRKSLEAWFG
- a CDS encoding adenosine-specific kinase — translated: MEVKLEVVKVDVPEGVNVILGQSHFIKTVEDLHEVLVNSVPGIKFGLAFNEASGPCLVRASGNDEELKNLAVENALRIGCGHAFIIYIRDAYPINVLNAIKHVPEVCRIFAATANPLQVIVAETEQGRGILGVIDGFKTKGVETPDDVRKRKEFLRKIGYKL
- a CDS encoding beta-lactamase family protein; this encodes METLRPGTPSDAGLKEDYVSKALNVLEDGLREGVYPGFTVLVARKGVVAIHRADGYAQLIPERRPMGLNTVFDLASLTKPVCTATLTLKMVEKGVLTLETRVCEVLDGWDEGWRSRVTIRHLLTHTSGLPAWIPLYRKCRGKAEYLRAINRVEKAYKPGSKTVYSDLGFMVLGFILEEVSSSTLGTLSRREIFKPLGMTETCFNPAGEVKARVAATEKCPWRGRVVVGEVHDENAYALGGVAGHAGLFSTAYDLAVFCQTMLNMGVYGSVRLLEEEMVEEATRTWVIDADKGFGLGWMKPLAWPLPESSYGHTGFTGTSVWICPRLELFAVLLTNRIHPSRRNPPCKRISSVRTAFHRLLAKSAEG
- a CDS encoding nucleotidyltransferase domain-containing protein gives rise to the protein MLVLKVDPRAELYLFGSVAEGRHTYSSDIDVLIITEKDRWEILKTLVKEEFTSFFDIHVRKPEEARWYRRMAKLTRI
- a CDS encoding HEPN domain-containing protein — its product is METYEFHMSRGMYALAMFDLEQALQLHIKARLLEEGVTYPRTHSLRRLLDILATVKGDDTLRKLVREYSVELRLLEEAYIASRYVATEFRRDEVLKVKKAVDEVMSRV
- a CDS encoding DUF1297 domain-containing protein yields the protein MPVRREEVQELVSRYSGLTVGVLGSHSAEEVAVAAKSAGLKTVVVCQRGREGLYARHDRFLFDHVIVLDRFADMVEEHVQDKLRELNTVFIPNRSFTVYVGWRNIEEKLYIPLYGNRFMLKTEERNLPRNQYWLLEKAGVKVPKIFKSPDEIDRLVIVKVRQKRKPLERAFFTACSPEEYWAKAERLIKEDVIAEEDLKQAVIEEFVLGPRFNANYHAWALRDVFSEFDFLGFDDRRQVNLHGLLNLPARDQLELDIPVKNEEIGHYGVTMRESKKPMVYEAAERFLKTCRAEYPPGLIGPFALQGAVAYDPEDPEGRRLAFYVFDVSPRVPGSPCLGPTSPEMRRLTLKYSAMLRDFGLARIESALDLTMLELLYARKHGRLAEVVT
- a CDS encoding formate--phosphoribosylaminoimidazolecarboxamide ligase; translated protein: MITKAEVEELLSSYDVSSLKVSTICSHSALQIFHGAKQLGFKTLGVTTPERRFVYEAFPLATPDKFIEVPEFKHMLDRWVQERLRAENAVIIPHGSFVEYLGPTEILERLYVPVFGNRGVLEWEGDRVKQRTWFKEAGLKTPRVFEDPSEVDCRVFVKFPGAKGGRGYFTAGSSEEVEARLKEAVRKGLIRDAREAYIQEFIPGVRYYFHYFYSPLAEGGFRVCGGRLELMSMDKRIEPIDEAYRGLPDVPEEFFDYTVTGNQPLVLRESLLKDALKMGARVVEASKRLFPPGIIGPFCLETIYHPDRGFTVFEVSARIVAGTNLYPSGSPYTVYLFEEPMSTGKRIAVELKMAVEKDRLREVVY